A part of Aspergillus flavus chromosome 1, complete sequence genomic DNA contains:
- a CDS encoding ATPase component of ABC transporter (elongation factor 3): MPAAAASSVPAVSSKETAQSLSVLDDLLKNLNISSTQDEVNAATDNIAHLLSGPIPEQALPLKLAEDLKKQLSNKKDANARQRACDAIRAVASHATIAPGVEPHLVTLLRPVLAAVGDKMTNVKDAAQSAAIAIVKGINGNAVKAVIPPILESLESAQKWTEKLCALECLNSLIETAPAQVSYRVPALIPAVSEAMWDTKAEIKKAAYSTMEKVCGLIVNKDIERFIPELIKCISKPENVPETVHLLGATTFVSDVTGPTLAIMVPLLDRGLVERETAIKRKSAVIVDNMCKLVEDPQIVAPFLPKLMPRLTHNLDTLPDPEARGKTEQALATLSRVGDVKDGKIPEISTAGDISTVAGILKEILSPKFDEQVKKSEAIINYVAAIAGQLVDEKVGEVESWTQNALPYITAIVGEEEAKTVAETLRKRASPDAAAEDAVLSDEEEGEDLCNCTFSLAYGAKILLNQTHLRLKRGQRYGLLGPNGTGKTTLMRAINNEQLEGFPKKDEVKTVYVEHDLDSADTEQTVIGWTMKKLREVGLDPKQEEVEAKLEEFGFLREQLNGPITALSGGWKMKLALARAVFEKPDILLLDEPTNHLDVKNVAWLENYLCTSPCTSIIVSHDSKFLDNVIQHVIHYERNFKLKRYRGTLSEFVKKVPSARSYYELGASDMEFKFPEPGFLEGVKTKAKAIIRVSNMSFQYPGTPRPQISDISFQVSLGSRIAVIGPNGAGKSTLVNVLTGELIPTTGDVYQHENIRIAYIKQHAFAHIDNHLDSTPSEYIQWRFQTGEDRETMDRANKIVTDEDEKAMDKIYKIDGTPRRVIGIHSRRKFKNTYEYECSFLLGDNIGMKSEKWTPMMTSDNAWIPRNEIIQSHAKMVAEVDQKEALASGQFRPLVRKEIEEHCAQFGLDAELVSHSRMRGLSGGQRVKVVLAACSWQRPHVIVLDEPTNYLDRDSLGALSKAIKTFEGGVVIITHSREFTENLTEEVWAVVDGKMTPSGHNWVQGQGSGPRLTEKTNEEDTFDAMGNKIEAPKKAKKLTSSEQRKKKKERMARKKRGEEVFSDEDDF; encoded by the exons AtgcctgctgctgctgcctcctCGGTTCCTGCTGTCTCCAGCAAGGAGACCGCTCAGTCTCTCTCTGTCCTTGACGACTTGCTCAAGAACCTCAACATCTCCTCTACTCAGGATGAGGTCAACGCCGCTACCGACAACATTGCTCACCTCCTCAGCGGTCCTATCCCTGAACAAGCCCTCCCCCTGAA GCTCGCTGAAGATCTCAAGAAGCAGCTCTCTAATAAGAAGGATGCCAATGCCCGCCAGCGCGCTTGCGACGCTATCCGGGCCGTTGCTTCCCACGCCACCATCGCCCCCGGTGTTGAGCCTCACCTCGTGACTCTCCTCCGCCCTGTCCTCGCTGCCGTTGGTGACAAGATGACCAACGTCAAGGACGCCGCTCAGAGTGCCGCTATTGCCATTGTCAAGGGCATCAACGGCAATGCCGTCAAGGCCGTCATTCCTCCTATCCTCGAGTCCCTGGAGTCCGCCCAGAAGTGGACTGAGAAGCTGTGCGCTCTCGAGTGCCTCAACTCTCTCATTGAGACCGCTCCCGCTCAGGTTTCTTACCGTGTCCCCGCCCTGATTCCTGCTGTCTCCGAGGCTATGTGGGATACTAAGGccgagatcaagaaggccgCTTACTCCACCATGGAGAAGGTCTGCGGTCTGATCGTTAACAAGGATATCGAGCGTTTCATTCCTGAACTCATTAAGTGTATCTCCAAGCCCGAGAACGTCCCCGAGACCGTTCACTTGCTCGGTGCCACCACCTTCGTTTCCGATGTCACTGGACCTACCCTCGCTATCATGGTTCCCTTGCTTGACCGTGGTCTTGTCGAGCGTGAGACTGCCATCAAGCGTAAGTCTGCTGTCATCGTCGACAACATGTGTAAGCTTGTCGAGGACCCTCAGATCGTCGCTCCCTTCTTGCCCAAGTTGATGCCTCGTCTTACCCACAACCTTGACACCCTGCCCGACCCTGAGGCTCGTGGCAAGACCGAACAGGCCTTGGCAACCCTCAGCCGTGTTGGTGACGTCAAGGATGGCAAGATTCCCGAGATCTCCACCGCCGGTGACATCTCCACTGTTGCTGGTATCCTCAAGGAGATCCTCTCCCCCAAGTTCGACGAACAGGTCAAGAAGTCCGAGGCCATCATCAACTACGTTGCTGCCATTGCTGGTCAGCTCGTTGACGAGAAGGTTGGCGAGGTTGAGAGCTGGACCCAGAACGCTCTCCCCTACATCACCGCCATTGTCGGTGAGGAGGAGGCTAAGACTGTTGCTGAGACCCTCCGCAAGCGTGCTTCTCCTGATGCCGCTGCTGAGGATGCAGTCCTctccgacgaggaggagggtgaggatcTGTGCAACTGCACGTTCTCCCTGGCCTATGGTGCCAAGATCTTGCTGAACCAGACCCATCTCCGCCTGAAGCGTGGTCAGCGTTACGGTCTCCTCGGTCCCAACGGTACTGGTAAGACCACTCTCATGCGCGCTATCAACAACGAGCAGCTTGAGGGTTTCCCCAAGAAGGATGAGGTCAAGACTGTCTACGTTGAGCACGACTTGGATTCTGCCGATACTGAGCAAACCGTCATTGGCTGGACCATGAAGAAGCTCCGCGAGGTTGGCCTGGACCCCAAGCAGGAGGAGGTCGAAGCCAAGCTCGAGGAGTTCGGTTTCCTCCGTGAGCAGCTCAACGGCCCCATTACCGCCCTTTCTGGTGGTTGGAAGATGAAGCTGGCCCTTGCCCGTGCTGTCTTCGAGAAGCCTGATATCCTTCTCCTGGATGAGCCTACCAACCACTTGGACGTCAAGAACGTTGCCTGGTTGGAGAACTACCTTTGCACGTCCCCTTGCACTTCCATCATTGTCTCTCACGACAGCAAGTTCTTGGACAACGTTATCCAGCACGTCATTCACTACGAGCGTAACTTCAAGCTTAAGCGTTACCGTGGTACCCTGAGCGAGTTCGTGAAGAAGGTTCCTTCCGCCCGCTCTTACTACGAGCTGGGTGCTTCCGACATGGAATTCAAGTTCCCCGAGCCCGGTTTCCTGGAGGGTGTCAagaccaaggccaaggctATCATCCGTGTCTCCAACATGTCCTTCCAGTACCCTGGCACTCCTCGTCCCCAGATTTCCGATATTTCCTTCCAGGTGTCTTTGGGATCCCGTATTGCTGTCATCGGTCCCAACGGTGCCGGTAAGTCTACACTGGTCAACGTTTTGACCGGTGAGTTGATCCCTACCACCGGTGATGTCTACCAGCACGAGAACATCCGTATCGCCTACATCAAGCAGCACGCTTTCGCCCACATTGATAACCACCTCGACAGCACTCCCTCCGAGTACATCCAGTGGCGTTTCCAGACCGGTGAGGACCGTGAAACCATGGACCGTGCCAACAAGATTGTCACcgatgaggacgagaaggCCATGGACAAGATCTACAAGATCGACGGTACCCCCCGTAGGGTCATTGGTATCCACTCCCGTCGTAAGTTCAAGAACACTTACGAGTACGAGTGTTCCTTCCTGCTGGGTGACAACATCGGCATGAAGAGCGAGAAGTGGACTCCCATGATGACCAGCGACAACGCCTGGATTCCCCGTAACGAGATCATCCAGTCCCACGCCAAGATGGTTGCCGAGGTTGACCAGAAGGAGGCCCTTGCCAGCGGTCAGTTCCGTCCTCTGGTCCGCAAGGAGATCGAAGAGCACTGCGCCCAGTTCGGTCTCGATGCTGAGCTTGTTTCCCACTCCCGTATGCGCGGTCTCTCCGGTGGTCAGCGTGTCAAGGTTGTCCTTGCCGCCTGCTCTTGGCAGCGTCCTCACGTCATCGTCCTGGACGAGCCCACCAACTACCTGGACCGTGACTCCCTGGGTGCCCTTTCCAAGGCTATCAAGACCTTCGAGGGTGGTGTTGTCATCATTACTCACTCCCGTGAGTTCACTGAGAACCTCACTGAGGAAGTCTGGGCTGTTGTTGACGGAAAGATGACTCCTTCCGGCCACAACTGGGTCCAGGGTCAGGGTTCTGGTCCTCGTCTCACCGAGAAGACCAACGAGGAGGACACTTTCGATGCTATGGGCAACAAG ATTGAAGCCC